One genomic segment of Bacteroidales bacterium includes these proteins:
- a CDS encoding T9SS type A sorting domain-containing protein produces the protein MKTKLFIAILSLVVYTSYGQVLNVNWTQQAGYPGWDYTNDIVKYNNHYFLGGSLSGVVPGDTTQSRTTNSNNAWISKYDTLGNLIWEKSYGGQYFDNISSIASTNQTLVFAGLFQDTLWYDSQFVYNNKYSGGYWALINEDGQITAVNSIGDNACITNLLVTSNESEIVYLVGTFRDSLALAGEGLSKTGDNGIFLTSISPNGTVYQPQIFKCTGESDVASISCNDSSVIVAGTFSDTLFIQDTSLISNGDLDSFLAKFNHNGELIWVQSIYGMNDDIISAVKLSRTNEVAIIGNFSFSTICNNSIIHSNGFKDIFVIILNSNGSVKWIKGIGGDLNDYGYAITEDEQCSYIISGSVGHTIHLNGQFGNIIPLESFSPFGNSFIAKFDSLGNLKASFTLPGNSEDYCRKILPESSNRITVIGNFFGTLKIPTLALDTLSLISHGEKDTFILQFFDPCDTFSFDAGSDTSFCTGMSVLLTTDQPYESFQWTPGGIINQDLEVDSAGMYYLIAQNDIGCVSLDSIFVSENQVPVVFAGNDTIISPDFEINLGSAYSLNYNSVNWSSSGSGSFDNCNELNPKYNFSNVDFGANSINLILQASNNCGTFQDSVMISFLPEEDGIFAFPNPTNGLTNFVGVEGLSLNYITVLNQYGTIISGPTPINAPSTYFDLTPYPPGTYWFNINTLLGVVTKQIEKQ, from the coding sequence ATGAAAACTAAGTTGTTTATTGCAATATTGTCACTGGTAGTCTATACTAGCTATGGTCAAGTGCTAAATGTTAATTGGACTCAACAAGCCGGATATCCAGGTTGGGATTATACTAATGATATTGTAAAATATAATAATCATTATTTTCTTGGAGGTAGTCTGAGTGGTGTTGTTCCAGGAGACACAACTCAATCAAGAACCACCAACAGCAATAATGCCTGGATTTCCAAATATGATACACTAGGGAATCTGATATGGGAAAAATCTTATGGGGGACAATACTTTGATAATATCTCATCAATAGCTTCAACCAATCAGACATTGGTATTTGCAGGTCTATTTCAGGATACCTTATGGTATGATTCACAGTTTGTTTATAATAATAAATATTCAGGTGGATATTGGGCTTTGATTAATGAAGATGGGCAGATAACAGCCGTAAACTCCATTGGCGATAATGCTTGTATCACAAATCTTTTAGTTACCTCCAATGAATCAGAAATTGTTTACTTAGTTGGAACTTTCCGTGATTCATTAGCTTTAGCTGGTGAGGGCCTTTCTAAAACTGGAGATAATGGAATATTTCTAACGTCTATTTCTCCTAATGGAACAGTTTATCAGCCCCAAATATTTAAATGTACTGGAGAATCAGATGTGGCAAGTATAAGCTGTAATGATAGTAGTGTAATTGTTGCTGGCACATTTTCAGATACTTTATTTATACAAGATACAAGCCTAATATCAAATGGAGATTTAGATTCTTTTCTTGCTAAGTTCAATCATAATGGAGAATTGATTTGGGTTCAATCTATTTATGGGATGAATGACGATATTATTTCTGCAGTTAAATTGAGTAGAACAAACGAAGTAGCAATAATTGGTAATTTTAGTTTTTCGACAATTTGTAATAATTCTATCATTCATTCAAATGGGTTTAAAGACATTTTTGTAATAATATTAAACTCAAATGGAAGTGTTAAATGGATTAAGGGGATTGGTGGTGATTTGAATGATTATGGTTATGCTATTACAGAAGATGAACAATGCAGTTATATAATTTCTGGTAGCGTTGGACACACAATACATTTGAATGGCCAATTTGGTAATATTATTCCATTAGAATCATTCAGCCCTTTTGGAAATTCATTTATTGCAAAATTTGATTCTTTAGGAAATTTAAAAGCTAGTTTTACTTTACCTGGAAATTCAGAAGACTATTGCAGAAAAATTTTACCAGAAAGTAGTAATAGAATAACTGTCATTGGAAACTTCTTCGGCACTTTGAAAATTCCAACATTAGCTTTAGATACACTAAGTTTAATATCTCATGGTGAAAAAGATACATTTATTTTACAGTTTTTCGACCCTTGTGATACTTTTAGTTTCGATGCAGGTAGTGACACTTCATTCTGTACTGGAATGTCCGTTTTATTAACTACTGATCAGCCGTATGAGTCTTTTCAATGGACACCAGGCGGTATCATTAATCAAGATTTGGAGGTTGATTCAGCTGGTATGTATTATTTAATCGCTCAAAATGATATAGGATGTGTTTCATTAGACAGCATTTTTGTATCGGAAAATCAAGTTCCGGTAGTATTTGCTGGAAATGATACCATTATTAGCCCTGATTTTGAGATTAATCTGGGAAGCGCATATTCACTTAACTATAATTCAGTTAATTGGTCAAGTTCTGGTTCAGGTAGTTTTGATAATTGCAATGAGCTTAATCCTAAATACAATTTCTCAAATGTTGACTTTGGTGCCAATAGCATAAATTTAATCTTGCAAGCATCAAACAATTGTGGCACATTTCAAGATAGTGTCATGATATCCTTTCTGCCAGAGGAAGATGGTATTTTCGCCTTCCCAAATCCAACTAATGGTTTAACAAATTTTGTAGGTGTTGAAGGGTTAAGTCTAAACTATATAACAGTTCTAAATCAATATGGAACAATCATTTCAGGACCAACTCCAATAAATGCTCCAAGTACCTATTTTGACTTAACGCCATATCCGCCAGGTACTTATTGGTTCAACATTAACACACTACTTGGCGTAGTTACCAAGCAAATTGAAAAACAATAA
- a CDS encoding RHS repeat-associated core domain-containing protein has product MKKYFFLSFALIVNISVFSQTNTENYIHTWDVKKIGILNPTELSISTARQDAQQTIQYIDGLGRPLQSVVKDFTPEYKDWIQPHYYNNVGLDDKNYSPYQNPPNQSSGSYHDSFLDELEDFYKTNFEQDKHGLSPIEYEESPLNRIIRTGAPGAKWQIEDGGHYISYEYLSNDKTENALTAICWLVDDNECIQNSYFESNELSIIKSTNESGIISYEFKDKLGQVILKRSVINESLFADTYYVYDDFGLLRFVISPEGSASPEANFNSNSEFARRFVYCYKYDYRKRLTEKQIPGKEPEYYIYNQNDKVIMYQDGNMRKIVNEIPANEWFFTKYDAFGRVIITGITYQYPEQSTSEIQGYADNNEYSWEFVKGGLSYDGPISYYSSLCFPIILSGDRYLTVNFYDTHEVFIKTQQAFLPIIQNSSMQFSINPEILGENESNLKHVNGLATADFKKVNNGWLANATYYDIRNRVLQTRNQNHLRGFDIYSNLYEDLTSEISKTIHEHSVDFAGNLIQHTEKIEYAYDGTGRLLHWIYTLDALPSHLVHNTYNSLGNLIKKSISYNGSNLQYVDYKYNIRGWLTQINDPDEVRLTGDLFGLKLLYDEEHRNIENIGKYDGNISAMIWQTAQPNGLSTPDVSGLKAYRFSYDELSRLLSGDFFQFSGGVWSYSDLYSESVFNNKNSESYDLNGNILNMKRKGLLYPNSSPGTIDQLKYYYCGNKLIAVNDDVTGSNWDDFTDNGLITIPDPNIPDEWEFKYDNNGNLISDKNKGIISINYNHLNLPISVNHAEDSRVEYLYDPLGNKLRQSYYNRGRIEKTTDFVGNFVYENGTLAWVMNNEGRIVEMGRESYSPEFHLKDHLGNVRVVLKPVEHEVLVQQVNSYYPFGLNIKGLSANTTDVLHKNEYLYNGKMHQDEMGLNWLDYGARFYDPVLGRWHVLDPKADKYLSLSPYVYCLNNPLIFVDPDGKDVEIIIGKPYTDSKGKEHPYGHMALRVHSKGYNYVFDFGRYGKTWPIGAGEGILNVYKDGSKYLSSEQRIRESIGYNISTTAAEDQKVIDYYLNLVKENDSKTSETTGGAVPGGGGTAYELKDDYAVMSNNCVTKSADGLKQIGKDKVGEGYDPRDVLKNFETNYEKMGFTKTTVYLKGGGTKVVYEKKATNNTNDELWRRRKPNPNHY; this is encoded by the coding sequence ATGAAAAAATATTTCTTTTTGTCATTTGCATTAATAGTGAATATCAGTGTTTTTAGTCAAACTAATACAGAGAATTATATTCATACATGGGATGTTAAAAAAATTGGTATCCTTAATCCTACCGAATTATCCATTTCAACAGCTAGACAAGATGCTCAACAGACAATCCAGTACATTGATGGCTTAGGTAGGCCTTTGCAGTCAGTAGTGAAGGATTTTACTCCTGAATATAAGGATTGGATTCAACCACATTATTACAATAATGTAGGGTTAGATGATAAAAATTATAGTCCTTACCAAAATCCACCCAATCAAAGCTCCGGTTCTTACCATGATTCATTTCTTGATGAGTTGGAAGACTTCTATAAAACTAATTTTGAACAAGACAAACATGGACTTTCTCCTATAGAATATGAGGAATCACCTTTAAATAGAATAATTAGGACCGGAGCTCCAGGAGCAAAATGGCAGATTGAAGATGGGGGGCACTATATTTCTTATGAGTACTTAAGTAATGACAAAACCGAAAATGCCCTAACAGCTATTTGTTGGTTAGTTGATGATAACGAATGTATTCAGAATAGCTACTTTGAGTCAAATGAACTATCCATTATTAAATCAACGAATGAATCAGGAATTATTAGCTATGAATTTAAAGATAAGTTAGGACAGGTAATACTGAAACGTTCAGTAATAAATGAGAGCTTATTCGCTGACACATATTATGTATATGACGATTTTGGATTATTAAGATTTGTTATTTCACCAGAAGGAAGTGCTTCCCCAGAAGCAAACTTCAACTCAAATTCAGAGTTTGCCAGAAGATTTGTATACTGTTACAAGTATGATTATCGCAAACGATTGACTGAGAAGCAAATTCCTGGTAAGGAACCGGAGTACTATATTTACAATCAGAATGACAAAGTAATTATGTACCAGGATGGAAACATGCGAAAGATTGTTAACGAGATTCCTGCTAATGAGTGGTTTTTCACAAAATATGATGCATTTGGCAGGGTGATAATAACTGGAATTACTTATCAGTATCCAGAACAATCCACTAGTGAAATACAAGGGTATGCAGATAATAATGAGTATAGTTGGGAATTTGTCAAGGGGGGACTTAGCTATGATGGACCAATTTCTTATTATTCAAGTTTGTGCTTCCCGATTATATTAAGTGGTGACAGATACTTAACAGTTAACTTTTATGATACTCATGAAGTTTTTATTAAAACACAGCAAGCATTCCTGCCAATAATACAAAACTCTAGTATGCAGTTTAGTATTAATCCAGAGATACTAGGAGAAAATGAATCCAATTTAAAACATGTTAATGGTTTAGCAACGGCTGATTTTAAGAAAGTAAATAATGGCTGGCTGGCAAATGCTACATATTACGATATACGAAATCGAGTTCTTCAGACTAGGAACCAAAATCATCTCAGAGGATTTGATATTTATTCTAACCTCTATGAAGATTTGACTTCTGAAATCTCGAAAACTATACATGAGCATAGTGTTGATTTTGCAGGAAACCTTATCCAACATACTGAAAAAATAGAATATGCTTATGATGGAACTGGTCGTTTGCTTCATTGGATTTATACTCTAGACGCTCTTCCTTCTCATTTGGTTCATAATACTTATAATTCGCTAGGAAATTTAATTAAGAAGTCGATCTCATACAATGGTAGTAATCTTCAATATGTTGATTATAAGTATAATATTAGAGGTTGGCTGACACAAATAAATGATCCTGATGAAGTAAGACTAACTGGAGATTTGTTTGGTCTAAAATTATTATATGATGAGGAACATCGAAATATTGAAAACATTGGGAAATATGATGGAAATATTTCTGCGATGATCTGGCAAACAGCCCAACCAAATGGACTTTCTACTCCCGATGTTTCTGGATTAAAGGCTTATAGATTTTCTTATGATGAATTGAGTAGATTATTATCAGGGGACTTTTTCCAATTTTCCGGGGGAGTTTGGTCTTATTCAGATCTTTATTCAGAAAGTGTTTTTAATAATAAGAACTCAGAATCGTATGACTTAAATGGGAATATTCTCAATATGAAAAGAAAGGGATTGCTATATCCTAATTCATCTCCTGGTACAATCGACCAACTAAAGTATTATTATTGTGGTAATAAGCTTATTGCTGTCAATGATGATGTTACAGGTAGTAACTGGGATGATTTTACAGATAATGGGCTAATAACAATCCCTGACCCAAACATTCCTGATGAGTGGGAGTTCAAGTATGATAATAACGGTAATCTAATTTCAGATAAAAATAAGGGAATCATTAGCATAAATTATAATCATCTCAATTTACCTATTTCTGTCAACCATGCAGAAGACAGCCGAGTTGAGTACCTTTATGATCCGCTTGGAAACAAACTAAGACAATCTTATTACAATAGAGGAAGAATTGAAAAGACAACAGATTTTGTTGGGAATTTTGTTTATGAGAATGGCACTCTAGCATGGGTGATGAATAATGAAGGACGAATTGTTGAAATGGGACGAGAAAGCTATTCTCCTGAGTTCCATTTAAAAGATCACCTGGGAAATGTGAGGGTAGTGCTCAAACCTGTGGAACACGAAGTACTTGTTCAACAGGTAAATAGCTATTATCCATTTGGTTTAAATATTAAAGGTCTTTCTGCAAATACAACAGATGTACTTCATAAAAATGAGTATCTTTATAATGGTAAAATGCATCAGGATGAAATGGGATTAAATTGGTTGGATTATGGGGCACGGTTTTATGATCCGGTATTAGGCAGATGGCATGTCCTAGACCCCAAAGCTGATAAATACTTGTCTCTATCACCATATGTTTATTGTCTAAATAATCCATTAATATTTGTAGATCCCGATGGTAAGGACGTTGAAATTATTATTGGAAAACCATACACAGATTCTAAAGGGAAAGAACATCCCTATGGGCATATGGCATTAAGAGTACACAGTAAAGGTTATAATTATGTTTTTGATTTTGGAAGATATGGTAAAACATGGCCTATAGGTGCGGGAGAAGGCATTTTAAATGTTTACAAAGACGGGAGTAAATATTTATCAAGTGAGCAACGCATTAGAGAATCTATAGGGTATAACATATCTACAACAGCAGCAGAGGATCAAAAGGTCATAGATTATTACTTAAACCTTGTTAAAGAGAATGACAGTAAAACTTCAGAAACAACTGGCGGGGCAGTTCCCGGAGGAGGGGGAACTGCTTACGAATTAAAGGATGACTACGCTGTTATGAGTAATAATTGTGTTACAAAATCCGCCGACGGTCTTAAGCAAATTGGGAAGGATAAAGTTGGAGAAGGATACGACCCTCGTGATGTTCTTAAAAATTTTGAAACCAATTACGAAAAAATGGGTTTTACAAAGACAACGGTTTATTTAAAAGGAGGCGGAACTAAGGTAGTTTATGAGAAAAAAGCGACAAATAATACTAATGATGAGTTATGGAGAAGAAGAAAGCCCAATCCAAATCATTATTGA